A genomic region of Pseudochaenichthys georgianus chromosome 12, fPseGeo1.2, whole genome shotgun sequence contains the following coding sequences:
- the LOC117456465 gene encoding progestin and adipoQ receptor family member 3-like codes for MTQPSPPRLLPEELLRTVRMLLKMPQKLLKTANFIELGSYQHWPVLITQRIRLYTYEQIPLFLRENPFITDGYRAHLPSKLCLRSIFMLSNETVNIWSHLLGFLLFFYLAVNDLTSVLPASGVNREDYVIYAIGLFCFQVCMLCSVGYHLFSCHRSEKTCRRWLSLDYAGISVGILGCYVPGIFYAFYCNAFWRQLYLLTVLSLILAVFCAQVHPRYLSNDWKRIRMAIFCCVTGISVVPSCHWVGLNGGLSTDVVQLFLPRILVMYLIAGTAFLFYVTKIPERYFPGQLNYLGASHQVWHVLVVLMFYWWHQTAVHIMQFRHSRSCPRTSSS; via the exons ATG ACTCAGCCTTCACCTCCCCGGCTTCTACCTGAGGAGCTGCTGAGGACAGTAAGGATGCTGCTGAAGATGCCCCAGAAGCTGCTGAAGACTGCCAACTTCATCGAGCTGGGCAGTTACCAGCACTGGCCGGTGCTGATAACCCAGAGGATAAGGCTGTACACCTACGAACAGATCCCCCTCTTCCTAAGAGAAAACCCCTTCATCACAGACGGCTACAGGGCCCACCTGCCCTCCAAACTCTGCCTGAGGAG TATTTTTATGCTGTCCAATGAGACTGTGAATATTTGGAGCCATCTTCTGGGTTTCTTGCTTTTTTTCTACCTGGCGGTCAACGACCTCACCTCAGTACTGCCAGCCTCTGGAGTGAACAGAGAGGACTACGTCATCTACGCTATTGGACTCTTCTGCTTCCAG GTGTGCATGTTATGTTCTGTGGGGTATCACCTGTTCTCATGCCACCGATCAGAGAAGACCTGCCGCCGCTGGCTGTCGTTGGACTACGCAGGAATCTCTGTCGGCATCCTGGGCTGTTACGTGCCTGGGATCTTCTACGCTTTCTACTGTAACGCT TTTTGGCGACAGTTGTACCTGCTGACGGTGCTGTCGCTGATCCTGGCCGTCTTCTGCGCTCAGGTCCATCCTCGTTACCTCAGCAATGACTGGAAACGGATACGAATGGCTATCTTCTGCTGCGTGACTGGCATCAGTGTTGTTCCCTCCTGTCACTGGGTTGGGCTCAATGGTGGATTATCCACTGATGTTGTACAG TTGTTCCTGCCTCGCATCCTAGTGATGTACCTCATAGCTGGAACTGCCTTCCTGTTCTACGTCACCAAGATCCCTGAGCGCTATTTCCCCG GCCAGCTGAACTACCTGGGCGCCAGCCACCAGGTGTGGCACGTGCTGGTGGTGTTGATGTTTTACTGGTGGCATCAGACGGCTGTTCACATCATGCAGTTCAGGCACAGCCGGTCCTGCCCCCGGACCAGCAGCAGCTAA